ATTGCGAGGGTTTTAACATGTACTTAACATCCGTGGTGTAGACTGTAACCAAAACTCAAGCGTGGAAGGAGGCATATCATGCGGAAAGCCAATCGCGCATTCACCCTCATCGAGCTGCTCGTCGTTATCGCGATCATCGCGATATTAGCAGCTATTCTCTTCCCCGTCTTTGCCCAGGCGCGAGAGAAAGGGCGTCAGGCAGTTTGTATCTCCAACATGAAGCAGTTTACCCTCGGCATGCTGATGTACGTGCAGGATTACGACGAGCATTTTCCGTCGCAGGACCCCGACACGACCCGTCCCCAGCTGATGGATGACCTGTGGCTGTTCGTCATCGTGCCGTACATCAAGACTCCGCCAGCCGACTGGGCATCCGCACGGGCCAACATCTACGTCTGTCCGAGCAATCCCAACCTGCAGCTGGTTAGTGACAGCGTGGTACAGCAAGCACTGCAGTTCTGGGGATGGGAC
The Bacillota bacterium genome window above contains:
- a CDS encoding DUF1559 domain-containing protein, with product MRKANRAFTLIELLVVIAIIAILAAILFPVFAQAREKGRQAVCISNMKQFTLGMLMYVQDYDEHFPSQDPDTTRPQLMDDLWLFVIVPYIKTPPADWASARANIYVCPSNPNLQLVSDSVVQQALQFWGWDLAREFRLTRAPDGRWKWHCSYAINDSIIGETGIGFTALAAWQQPASEYLFMESTFDTDVDSNDVDFEDNEIFMEHSDGMNIAFVDGHVKWIRDARVPFDSSQFNGQGSPVYYSSSSRALSPWRPVYP